One stretch of Chloroflexota bacterium DNA includes these proteins:
- a CDS encoding helix-turn-helix transcriptional regulator codes for MSDDSTVEKRRKAKQEKYDPQPLIDRILELLKERNETYREASLASNLDHQAINRIRSGRRPLIQNCIQLADHFEINPNELLILANWPPLKAFDIHAESAENLPVEAVEVAMDIARITNPGVRKEVARAIRTLLSKYFEAD; via the coding sequence GTGAGCGACGATTCAACTGTGGAGAAGCGACGAAAAGCAAAGCAAGAAAAATACGATCCTCAACCCCTGATTGACCGCATCCTGGAGTTGTTAAAGGAGCGTAACGAAACCTATCGAGAAGCCTCATTGGCCTCCAATTTGGACCACCAGGCGATCAATCGCATCCGAAGTGGAAGGCGGCCCCTGATCCAAAACTGCATTCAACTTGCGGATCATTTTGAGATCAATCCCAACGAACTGCTGATTTTGGCCAACTGGCCCCCATTGAAGGCTTTTGATATTCATGCCGAAAGCGCCGAGAACCTTCCAGTTGAGGCGGTTGAAGTCGCAATGGATATTGCCAGGATTACAAACCCCGGCGTTCGCAAAGAGGTTGCCCGTGCGATTCGGACATTGTTATCGAAGTATTTTGAGGCAGACTAA